The stretch of DNA GCTGGAGCGGTACGTCGAGTACCCCGACGGGGAAGCGGAGTTCGCCCTTGTGCGGCCACCATTCGGCCGACAGTCCACGGTCAGGATCGACGGCGACCGGGCCGGTCAGGTCGTCGAGGCTCAGCGCGGCGGGCAACGGCGGCAGCCACACCTGGTGGGCGGCCTGGCCGGAGCTGCCCAGCCGGTTCACGATGGTCTGCATCTCGGTCGGCCCGGTGAGCGCCGGCTGTGCGCGCGGGGCGGGTGTCCCGGCGGGATCGGCGTCGGGGGTGGGCGGCACGCGCAGACCGAAGGCCACCGGGCGGCTGGGTGGTGGGCCGGCGATGAGTTCGCGTTCCTCGGCCGACTCGTACGCCCCGGAGACGTGGGCCACCCGGAACCGCTCGAAAACCGACTCGGTCACCTTCAGGTACGCCGAACCGGGGATCGGTGGCAGCCGGTAGGCGTCCGGGACCCCGATGACCGCCCGGGACTCCGCGGCGGAGAAGGTCCGCAGGCAGATGCGGTAGGACAGGTTCGATTCCAGGCCCCGCAGCCTGCCCTCCTCCAGCCGCTGCGTCGCGAGCAGCAGGTGCATGCCGAGGCTGCGGCCGACCCGGCCGATCTGTACGAAGAGGTCGATGAAGTCGGGGCGGGCGGAGAGCAGTTCGCCGAACTCGTCCACGACGATCAGCAGGTAGGGCAGTGGCTCCAGCGGACGGCCGTCCTGTCCCTTCGCCCCGGCGGCGCGGCGCAACTGGTACTCGCGCACCGTGTCGACGTTGCCCGCGTCGCGCAGCATGCGCTGGCGGCGCTGCTGCTCCCCCGTCAGCGCGTCGAGGACCCTGTCCACCAGGGCGAGGTCGTCGACCAGGTTGGTGATGAGGCCTGCCACGTGGGGAAGTTCGGTGACGCCCGCGAAGGTGGCGCCGCCCTTGAAGTCCACCAGGACGAGGCTGAGCAGTTCGGGTGAGTGCGTCATCGTCAGCCCGGTGACGAGCGTACGCAGCAGTTCGCTCTTGCCGGAACCGGTGGCGCCGACGATCAGACCGTGCGGGCCCATGCCGCCCTGGGCCGACTCCTTGAGGTCCAGCACGAGCGGCTGGCCGTTCCCGTCGAAGCCGATCGGCATGCGCAGCACGTCCTCCGCGTCCGCGTCGACCCACAGCTGTTCCGGTTCGAACGTGCCGAGGTCGGCGACGCCCAGCATGCTCGGCAGGGACATGGTCTGGGCAAGGACCTCGTCCCCTTCGACGGACAGGCGCAGGGGTGCCAGCGTGCGGGCGATGGCTTCGCACAGCCGCGGTTCCGGCCGGTCCGCGATCACGTCGGTGACCGGCGAGCGCGGCTCGCCCCGACGGCCCTCAAGGGTGAGGGTGCCGTCCTCTTTCACCCGTACCCGCGTGTCGGCGCGGGTCGGCTCGTCGTTCTCCCTGTCCACCAGGCAGATCACGGTGATCCCGGTGGCCGGGCCGGCCACCGCGGTGAGTTCGGTGGCCAGCTGCGATCTCGCCCAGGCCGCTCTCGGGTCGTACCTGTCGAGTACGACCAACAGTCGCTGCCGGGTGTCGGGGGTCTCGTTGCCCAGCAGGCCGCGGCGGGCGCCCGGCTGCCCCGCGGCCTGGTCCAGCCGTTTCCGCAGGTAGTCGGCGATGCTCTCGAAGTCCTCCGCGACCAGCGGCACCACTCCGGCCTCGCCGGTGGCTTCCGCCTCGTGGGCGTGCGGCAGCCACTTGGCCCACTCCCAGTCCTCGCCGCCGGTGGCGATGGCCACCGCCACGTCGTCTGGCGCGTGCAGCACCGCTATCTGGCTCAGGACGGCCCGTACCACCCCGCGGGCGGTGTCGGAGGGTCCCAGCACGCTGACGACCCCCGCGCGTCCCAGGTCCACCACGGCCGGCTGGCCGCCGACCGTGATCATCGACTCGATCAGCCGGTCGGCCGCCGCCTTGGCCCGGGTGTCGTACTCCACCGTCGGGTCGTTGCGGGTGGCCAGCCGGATGGGCGTCGACAGCGGCGCCTTCCCGACGCCGACGCACACCCGCAGGAAGTCGGGGTCGGTGACGCGGCGCTCCCACACGCGCCGACGCGCGGCGGCTATCGCCCACAGCCGGTAGGGCGAAGGGAAGGTCCAGGCCGCGACCAGCCGCTGGTTGTCGGCGACCTGCCGGGCGGCTTCCCGCACCTCGACCAAGTGCTCCAGGTAGAGGTCCCTGGCCCGCGTCTTCTTCTTGCGCGCCTGGCCGCGCATCTGCACCCGGACGGCCACGGTGACGCCGATCGACAGCA from Streptomyces tsukubensis encodes:
- the eccCa gene encoding type VII secretion protein EccCa, which gives rise to MSRIIFHRSARIVPPQLPTEPVVLSAPPQPAGKDQGANWIYLLMPLLSSISMAAYLMSGGRKLLVLLGIAFVVLSIGVTVAVRVQMRGQARKKKTRARDLYLEHLVEVREAARQVADNQRLVAAWTFPSPYRLWAIAAARRRVWERRVTDPDFLRVCVGVGKAPLSTPIRLATRNDPTVEYDTRAKAAADRLIESMITVGGQPAVVDLGRAGVVSVLGPSDTARGVVRAVLSQIAVLHAPDDVAVAIATGGEDWEWAKWLPHAHEAEATGEAGVVPLVAEDFESIADYLRKRLDQAAGQPGARRGLLGNETPDTRQRLLVVLDRYDPRAAWARSQLATELTAVAGPATGITVICLVDRENDEPTRADTRVRVKEDGTLTLEGRRGEPRSPVTDVIADRPEPRLCEAIARTLAPLRLSVEGDEVLAQTMSLPSMLGVADLGTFEPEQLWVDADAEDVLRMPIGFDGNGQPLVLDLKESAQGGMGPHGLIVGATGSGKSELLRTLVTGLTMTHSPELLSLVLVDFKGGATFAGVTELPHVAGLITNLVDDLALVDRVLDALTGEQQRRQRMLRDAGNVDTVREYQLRRAAGAKGQDGRPLEPLPYLLIVVDEFGELLSARPDFIDLFVQIGRVGRSLGMHLLLATQRLEEGRLRGLESNLSYRICLRTFSAAESRAVIGVPDAYRLPPIPGSAYLKVTESVFERFRVAHVSGAYESAEERELIAGPPPSRPVAFGLRVPPTPDADPAGTPAPRAQPALTGPTEMQTIVNRLGSSGQAAHQVWLPPLPAALSLDDLTGPVAVDPDRGLSAEWWPHKGELRFPVGVLDVPLQQLQHPLITNFAESGHLALVGAPQSGKSTLLRTLMLSAMLTHTPDEAQFLCLDFGGGTMQPFERAPHVSGVAGRHDLPQAGRVLAETLQLIAERERLFRHLGLDSAAEFRRLRASGGLPPSVRTADVFLVIDNWGAARGEIEGIDTAILDIAARGLGVAVHLILSANRWADLRMSLRDVFSARLELRLNDPTDSEINRRLARQYTGVAPGRGMAPPGTQYQAALPRLDGEDSTDGLADAQSDAISRMAEAWNGRAAPSVRMLPDRVGTDELALPEGDSQPGVPIGIGESDLAPVHLDLTATDPHFLVFGDSGSGKSAFLRTWMTGLAERRSAWEARFIVIDYRRSLLGVVPPDHLGAYAGDANAATVYVEQVAAKLAERLPPHDVTTEQLRERSWWAGPEFYVVVDDYDLVGGGHRSPLAPLIDYLPQARELGLHLVTARRVSGLMRGQMSEPLLSRLRELGADGLILSGDHREGPLLGDQRAAQRPPGRGVLVRRQSPTTLIQVALVKGE